tttttacacactAGGTGGTGGTAGCACTATACAGGCTTGTAGAAGTAGAGCAGTAAATGTTTCCCTTCAGGGGTCTGGTTGTCGAAGACAGAAAATACCACTGAAGTTTGGCAGATTGCACATATTAGGAAAAACATCTATTCCGAGCTTGTTCAGTCACCACACTTCATCCCCTTCTAAATATATTCTGAGTTTTAAGCTTTTAGGTTGAATGGGCAGTGCATGCGTGCTGTAGCTCTGGATCTGCGGGTTTCTCTTGTTACAATGGCTAATATTTTTCTGCAATGTGGTGTTACGTAGGAAAATGTCACAATAACAAGTGGAGAAGTTTTGCGTCAGTGtagtacatacatttttttctgataattTCCGGCAAATAAGAATAAAAGTGTGCGTGTAGACTAATAGCGGTGATTGAGAATGTCGCAGCTCTGCGCACACGCGTCTGCCAGGTAGTTTACTGCTttagtaaatatttattcattctgacattttcttGTTCACTCGgacaatttatatttatttttgctcacttGGATAAAACTGGAATAATTACTTAAATTAAGCATAAAACAATAATTGATCAAATTGTGAATAATTCAGAGCACATGAAAGTCGCAGAAATTTCACACTACAATTTTTTGTGCATGTTCCTTTGCAATTATTgatggcagattttttttttaatgaatatacaAAATTTCCATTCAGGCTTCACTATAAATTAATTCGAAGTAAATTAGAAAGCTGCATCATTACCTACAGGAATGAGGGTACACCACTGTTACGCGTGGTTATCTTTAGGTACTTGCATTTTGAATAGCGTTTTTGTTATCTGTTTTCACATCCAACGAGTGGGGCACAAAAGAGCACGACAAATTGAATTATGAAACGACCCTTTTATTTCCACTATATCAGAGCACTTTCTCACTCTTAGGATCTCAGGGTTTTCTTCACACGCCGACTTCCCATATACTCTCAAAAGTCCATAGCctaattgattttaattttcattcaaTATTCCCCTCGAGTCGACTTTCTTCTCTGCCCCTGGAACAAAACTTTTGaaagaggtgaaaaaaaactttcttcaCATCGAAACGGCACAAAGGTCTCCAAAAAGCGAGCAAAGCAGCAGTTGCGCTTTGAAGTTTGTCCCCTGCTAACGAAAggtcaaaataataaatgtagacCCAATTGAGGCGCTCTGCCCAGACAAAAGAGGCAAAACGTTACATTTTGGCAGAGGCAAACCCCTCATAGCGTGataaactcattaaaaaaagcagaagcAAAGAGAGAGCAGCGTGGTGCCGCGCTTAAAGAAAAGAGCTTTCAGAGTGATCAGACGCTCTTGGCTCCGGATGCTTTTCTCCTCCTtccatcagtctctctcttcaCTTCTCCTCCGCACTTCCATCACACTGAAGGGACAGTCGCAACAAATCTCTGCGTTTGCTTTCTTCTTTAAATATTCCACGTTAGTTCACTCATTTGCGCTCTGTACAGACATTTAAATTTACTATGagcttttctgatttttttttccatttatatttgCAGCTGGAATTCAGTTTACAGAAcggtttttctttttattataattactgCAGAACATAATGGCTATTTGTATAGCCACGCTGGGATTTCACATcagaaaaacataaatcaaaataaacaaatgccaAAGAAATTAAACGATttttctaaatgaataaaatgatcgTTTTGAGGGAGTGAATAGGTATATGTGTATTAAGCTGGAGAAAATCTAACATGTAGCCTACATATATGAACAGATGAAATATCTGATGCTTATAAACTGGTTGCTATTTATAAGGAATATTTATAGTCCACTTAATgctagaattaaaaaaaaaaaagtaatggtaCTTACTACAAAGCCTAGCTATTTATActggctatttatttatttggtaaaatatattgttaACAAGTCTTGAGTATCAGAGTCATCATCGAGTTATTATATCATTCTGGAAAAGCGTAATGTAGCCTAAATAAAGCATTGTAGTCGGGTATGTGTAAGCACCAGTTTTCTGAAATTGTCTGTACTACTTGGGCTCtgaaatcatttataaataagcTACATACTGTTAAAGGCAAGATAAGCGGTATTATACTTGTTAGAGGTGGCAGACTCCAGACTtcagagattttatttttcaatttcagCATATGGAGCCTTTCGCAAATCAGTTTGGTAGCATTCAAAACTACGAAATCTAAAGAATTAGAAACTACAGTCTCCGTCCCAAAGCGCACACTACTGTTCTACGTCTAGTAGACTATTTTACGCTTTTTGGACGAAGCCACACAGACTGAAGCGCAGCGCGTGCCTTGAACGCGCACGTTCTCTGACCAATTGAATGACACGATGTGATCACATGATATCTTCTTTCACTTTTCTGCAAGTCTGCAGTCACCTGCTCTGAAAATGGTTGTGCTGAAAGGGATACCGTCAATACTTACACCTGAATTGCTGTATGCCTTGGCCAAAATGGGGCATGGAGACGAACTGGGTAAGCGCCATATAATCACAACCATTAGGCTGCCTAGCTAAATAAATGCTAAAGGCATCAGTGTGTTCAGGCGAATGTAGGCTCCACAGGCCAGTGATTTCTCTCTGTTGCTACATTTAAATGGGGTCGTGTTCACCGTGTTTGCTACATTAATCCATATGAAGGGTCCACTCCGCTGACACTCGCTCCCTCGGAAGTCGAAACACTTTAATGAGTTCACGAGTCGTGACGCAACGAGTCGTGACGTAACGCGACGTTTTTGAATATGGCGGAAGCCTTTGAGGTTTGAAGTTTGGTCAGCAGTAAATGCTAAGTGTAATTCTAGTTATACAGTATCTTTCCCTCACATTCTAAGAGAATGTTGTTATTCCAGACTTCCATATTGTTTTCATTGTTGTTATACCTATCACTTGTCGGAATAGAGCTAAATGCTATTAGCTTACGTTAATGCTAAATGCTATTAGCTTACTAAATGCTTCTTTTATGTGTTAGCTAGCCAAATCGTTAGCCCAGCTTACTTTCATGTGtgtctctatatatatatatatatatatatatatgtatatgtatatatatatatatatatatatacatacacacacactcatcattcactttaataggaacatctgtacacctcatcatttatgcagttatctaatcttATCAGCCAGATtgaagcacaatgcataaaatcatgcagctacaggacgagagcttcagttaatgttcacatcaaacatcagattggggaaaaagtgtgagcTCTGTGACTTTTTCAAGAGTCTGcgggctgaaacaccttgttgatgagagagatcagaggagaatgaccagactggtctgagctgacaggaagtctgtagtaaGTCAAATAAGCACTCattacaacagtggtgagcagaagagcatctcagaacacacatcaacccttgaggtggatgggctacaacagcagaagaccacttcaggttccactcctgtcagccaagaacaagaatctgaggctatcatggggcacagactcacccaaactggacagctgaagactggaaaaagaccaggtgattttttttttctaatcttcaactgtctcagatttctgtttgtggctgacaggagaggaactcaatgtggtcttctgctgttgtagcccatcaacTTCAaagttcgatgttttgtgcatgctgagatgcttttctgctcaccacagttgtaaagagtgattttgtgagttactatatccttccagGCAGCTCAAatcaatctggccattttcctctgacctctcatcacCAAGGTgcttccacccacagaactgtcactcactcaatgtttttccttttttcacaccattctgtgtaaactctagagactgttgtgtgtgaaaatcccaggagatcagcagtttctgaaatactcaaaccagcccatctggtaccaacaagcattctgatgtttgatgtgaacattaactgaagctcttggacctgtatttgcatgattttacgcattgcgctgctgccacatgattggctgattaggcAGCTGTAACTATATAGTTACAGTTATCAATGGAAAAGGACCACTGACCAGATATGATTTGGGTGGTGGATCAATTCTCAACACGGCACTGACATTGACATGGAAAAAGCCTTTCTGAGGtttttaaacacactgtatCATTTTACACTGTACATTATTAGACCCACCTACCTTGTTGGTTCACCTTGCAGGTGTACAATTTGACAGTTGTTATTTTTTCTATGTTTATGTTAATTGTGCTCTAGTCTAGTAGTTTTTGTCATTTAGATGTTTGAAAGTTCCAGCAACACTGGTGCACCTGATACACTCGTACCACTAAAACATCCACGACATGCAACTGCTGTGTCACCACTGTGCTGAAATTGATTGGTCCACTGCTCAAATAGTACCTGGTCAGTGGTGGTGCCCTTCCACTGGTAGCAGGTGACAAACTGTATGTAGCAATAATCAGCAACTCGCACACCTAAAATGACTAATGAAAGTAGATTCAAGGCAGATGTACgtaaataatttgtatttaCTGTTCGATTTGAGACATTACTATGCAACAAACATCCAGATACTTAACTTTACTCAACATTACAGTATATGGTTTACAGTGTCCCAGGATTGGGAAATGTAGAGaattctttcttcctctctttgtAGTTCTTGCAGATGCAAATTTTCCTGTCTCCTCTGTTTGTAAATGTGGTCCCATGGAGATACGAGCTGACGGTAGGTATCCCTTCatgttttaaacaataaaacatcatCATATTTAAGTGCATCTACAGACCAGTCATGTATCGgctatgttttatttgtttaggtTTGCGTATTCCTGAGCTATTGGAAGCAATATTAAAGCTCTTTCCTCTTGATTCCTATGTTGAATGTCCGGTGGGTAATGCAGTTTTATGGCGAATCCTTTTAAAAACTTTTCAAAGGTAAATGAGGAGCAAAGGAAGGTTTGTCAGTACAGCACTCACTGAGTAAATTCTGTCCTTTCAGGCAGCTGTAATGGATCTAGTGGAAAGTGACAGGCAGCGGGGTCTTGTAGTGCCAGTGTGGCCCTGCTACTCTGAACTTCTGAAACAAGCGGGATCAGATGTAGGTTGCTGTGATCTTCCCTGTCTAGGACAGGATTATGTCTCAGAAATTGTTAAGAATCATATCTCACTCTATTTATTACTTGTGAAGTGGACTGTGTTAATTTAGACAATGTAATAATTCAGTTggggtggcacagcaggtagcgttgccgcctcacagtcctgagcttgggttgctgtctgtgtagagtttcacatgttctccctgtgaaagtgtgggttttctccgagttctctggtttcttcccacatCACAGAAACATGCCAGCAGGTGGACTGTCTTCGCTAAATTGTCCCTTGGtgtaaataagtgtgtgaatgtgtgtgcatggtgccctgaacaggataaaatGTCTATGATTTAAAAGGATTGATGAATGAATAACTAATAGGTCACGTATTAGTTACAACATGAGTATAATAGGTTATGCTTGAATAATTATACAGACTTCATTGTTattctgaaaaatgtattttaaatttatatttatttgtttttgtaggGGAATTTTGATGCAGTTGAAAGGTTTGCTTTCTACGAGCGTGCTAAGAAAGCGTTTGCTGTTGTAGCAACAGGGTACAGTATAATTCTCAGCTGCCATGAATCTACAGGGTCATGTTAAATTCTACCTTGGAATTATAAATCTTTCTTATCTCTCTAACAGGGAGACTGCTCTGTATGGAAACATCATTATCAAGAAAGGAGTCATTCGTCCTGAAGAGCAATGCTGAAGAATGCTGAAATGGTCTTGTGATTGCACAAGTTACCtactgaccttttttttttttttaaaaaaacatttcaacaagTTGGAATTGGAGAACAGCCTAGGTGTAGGTAATTTACTTCTTTTTGTATATTCATTACACTGCAGGAAATCTGCAGACTTAGAGCTTATAAGTTGGAATAAATGTTTTGACTTAGGCTTTGCTTTTGAGACATTGACTTGTTAGAAACCACTGGCACGGTTCTACAGGTATCAGCTGGATTAACAAAGACATGAAGACCTAGTTTCCCAGATTTTTTGTTGCTACTACTGAAGTGAATAAAGTGTTGGTTTGGCAGAATTTCAAAccatcagcaaaaaaaaaaaaaaaaaacctacaatgAATGTtccttttctatattttataaattaattttaaataaaccagaACATTAGTGTGCTTATTATaagtttacatttattaattaggCTGGCACTTCTATCCAGAGCAATGCAGAATTGAGACAGCATACAATCTAAGcctacagctgagcagttgaggtttAGGGGCCTTACTCAAGGTGGATGGATCTGGCAGTCCTGAGAATGAAACTCGCAATCTTCTGATCAATATCAGAgctttatttgctatttgcagaTGGTTAGAATGATACTTACAtggctttttattttcatcatgcTATTATGAATTTAATAAATTCATGCAATTTAACACATTCTGGACATGATTTCATCATTTTAAGTGCATTATTCTTGTTTATGGAAGAGGTGATCTAGGTCCTCTTCAGGTTCTGTATAAACAGTCTTGGGAAGATCTTCCATGACTGGGACCTGGAACACTTGGTGGCCtccatgaaaaataaaatctccATGATACAGGCCATCTTTGTCTTCCTCTGGGGTCATATGCACACTTGTTTTATGTGGTTCCACCACTTCAGCCTTGTCAGGCACTGGTATCTCAGGCTGGACCACTTGCTCTTTAAGGTCAGCATGGTTCACTATTCCCTGTATGTCATGGTAAAGGTCATCCAGGTCCTTCTCAGCTTCTTGATAGCGCTGACCCTGACTGTGGTATTGAGGTTCAAGGTAGGCTTCAACATGCTTGTTTCCAGCTGAGTGCTGAACGTCAGATGGAAGGTAGGGCTTGTCTTTGTCTTCTTCAGGCTTATTGTATTTCTGCTGCTGAATCTGCTTCATAGCTTTCCATATGGCCATGTGGGGATCAATATCAACCTCTGTCAGATCCAGCTCCTCTACAGGTTCAACTTCCTTAAGTCCCAGCACGATCTTCTCATTAAAATCATGAGACCTGGTGTGGTAAAAAGAAGTCAGACTGATGGTATAGTGTGTAAGCAAAGTCTAATGTCtaaagtttcatttattttatattcattccATTATTTCAAGATGATGAGCTGAGGGAAAACACACATAACCTTGTATTTTGAACTGCTGTATGCTCTTCCTTTCCCTGTATAAGAAGCAAACAATACCACTGATTATTATTTCAGGATATTAACAAGCGTAATACTGTTTGAAGGCTTGTCGTATCCACACTGAAAAAGTGTACAGATTTATGTTCTGGACTTTACTCTTCAAATGAGACCAGAGTGGCAGAATGATCGATCTATTCTCTGATACCGACCATTTCACTAAAACCAAAgtcattttttgcattaaatttaGATGTATTCCCAAGACATATTTTAAGAATAATGCATTTTAGATCAAAGCAAAGCTGTCTGATGATTGTTCAACTAATATAGCATGGTTTTAGGCCCAGTGGTTTACAGACACAGATGTAATCAATTATTTAGTTGTAGGTCTTTAaaatttggctgtaatgttgCATTCTGTGGTTGCATACAGAACATCTTAATTATTTTGAAAGCTCAGGCTGAGGCTGCCATGTAACTCCCTTGATATACCTTACTGGTGCTTGaaatgtgcaaaagaaaaagaaaatccatgTAATTGAGAGATAGCCTTGGAATATACTACTTAGTGTATAAAAGTCACattcaataaaatacaattttaataagTCTCTATACACAATACTAACTACACAAGTGAAAATTATGAAAGCAAAAACGGACAATACTGTAAGTATACATACCCATAATTTATATGGGCTTGCTGTGGTGCTGTGCAGCATCACTGACAAGCAGAGTAGAACATAATACCTTTAAGATGGAAAAAAGGTGacattattgtaattttttttgtctttatacacAATAGTGCATAATTGTTATGATATAAAAGCAAATAGTTTATATGCACTTATGTGCACTTACCTGAACATTGTTGCTCCTGATGTCTTAGTAGCACAATGATTAAAGAAATGGACTGCCACATGACTGTGGAGCGTATCAGAATTGTCATAAAAAGAGTAAAGGTCATTAGTTAAGCAAGCATTTTTAGACTTTGGTCCTTAGAAGTACACGGTAGTATtattcacttttctttttcttatatgCCTTactatacaaaacacacacaacaacaacaactacaaatAAAGTTCCTTTACttgcatgtatatataaatgcaaaaaatattaaaaggagAATATCAGAAAAGTCCTATTTAAATCTTACTTCATTTATGACTATGTGTATGCCTGATTCGTAAAGGAGGCAGTCATTTAACTTGAACAGAAAACAACAGTGTGTAACAACTCAGAAACAAAGCGAACAGACTTAGGCAAACAAAACAGCTGGCAAATGTAACAGCTTTATTACAAGAATT
This sequence is a window from Pangasianodon hypophthalmus isolate fPanHyp1 chromosome 3, fPanHyp1.pri, whole genome shotgun sequence. Protein-coding genes within it:
- the fuom gene encoding fucose mutarotase isoform X1, which gives rise to MVVLKGIPSILTPELLYALAKMGHGDELVLADANFPVSSVCKCGPMEIRADGLRIPELLEAILKLFPLDSYVECPAAVMDLVESDRQRGLVVPVWPCYSELLKQAGSDGNFDAVERFAFYERAKKAFAVVATGETALYGNIIIKKGVIRPEEQC
- the fuom gene encoding fucose mutarotase isoform X2, with the protein product MEIRADGLRIPELLEAILKLFPLDSYVECPAAVMDLVESDRQRGLVVPVWPCYSELLKQAGSDGNFDAVERFAFYERAKKAFAVVATGETALYGNIIIKKGVIRPEEQC
- the si:ch211-217g15.3 gene encoding uncharacterized protein si:ch211-217g15.3 codes for the protein MFRYYVLLCLSVMLHSTTASPYKLWGKEEHTAVQNTRSHDFNEKIVLGLKEVEPVEELDLTEVDIDPHMAIWKAMKQIQQQKYNKPEEDKDKPYLPSDVQHSAGNKHVEAYLEPQYHSQGQRYQEAEKDLDDLYHDIQGIVNHADLKEQVVQPEIPVPDKAEVVEPHKTSVHMTPEEDKDGLYHGDFIFHGGHQVFQVPVMEDLPKTVYTEPEEDLDHLFHKQE